From the Streptomyces sp. KMM 9044 genome, one window contains:
- a CDS encoding SchA/CurD-like domain-containing protein, protein MTTTERTTGPMAGRIAQSAFDGSRLRVILLLDLYDGAQEQFLEAYEHMSSKVASIPGHIQDQLCQSIENPSQWLITSEWESALPFLAWVNSEEHIEIVRPMHSCVRDTRSVRYSVLRETEPRPGAKTRSGLQAQVRVGAGVARHALTFTVKPGSESKVAEHLAGYTSPKALLETDTRLRRTSVFMHGNRVVRCMEVEGDLAAALRHVAARPEIRAVETAIDPHLEQERDLSDPGSARVFFTRAALPSVHHVRADGPEPAGLRRHALYYPAVQGRGMELARFLAHQDQAAACDPDSRVFTSTVFQRDDIVVRMVDVTGDLDRDPEWALGVKGAGRAAELERLLDGAAVGVDVPLNSERNLNRLLSHADMLPVTDRSAADS, encoded by the coding sequence ATGACCACGACGGAACGCACGACCGGACCCATGGCGGGACGCATAGCGCAGTCGGCGTTCGACGGATCCAGGCTGCGGGTGATTCTGCTGCTCGACCTGTACGACGGGGCGCAGGAGCAGTTCCTCGAGGCTTACGAACACATGAGCAGCAAGGTCGCTTCCATTCCCGGGCACATCCAGGACCAGCTCTGCCAGTCGATCGAGAACCCCTCGCAGTGGCTCATCACCAGCGAGTGGGAGAGCGCACTCCCTTTCCTCGCCTGGGTGAACAGCGAGGAGCACATCGAGATCGTCCGCCCGATGCACAGCTGTGTCCGCGACACCCGCTCCGTGCGCTACAGCGTCCTGCGCGAGACGGAGCCGCGCCCCGGGGCGAAGACGCGGTCCGGTCTGCAGGCGCAGGTCCGTGTGGGCGCCGGGGTGGCCCGCCACGCGCTCACTTTCACCGTCAAGCCGGGCAGCGAGTCCAAGGTCGCGGAGCACCTGGCCGGGTACACGTCTCCCAAGGCCCTGCTGGAAACGGACACGAGACTGCGTCGCACCTCCGTGTTCATGCACGGCAACCGCGTGGTGCGGTGCATGGAGGTCGAGGGGGACCTGGCCGCAGCGCTGCGCCACGTGGCCGCCCGGCCCGAGATCCGGGCAGTCGAAACGGCCATAGACCCCCACCTGGAGCAGGAGCGGGATCTGTCCGATCCCGGCTCGGCGCGGGTGTTCTTCACCCGGGCCGCGCTCCCCTCCGTGCACCACGTCCGCGCGGACGGCCCCGAGCCCGCCGGTCTGCGGCGGCACGCGCTGTACTACCCGGCCGTCCAGGGCCGGGGCATGGAGCTGGCCCGGTTCCTCGCCCATCAGGACCAGGCCGCGGCCTGCGACCCGGACAGCCGCGTCTTCACGAGCACCGTCTTCCAGCGCGACGACATCGTGGTCCGCATGGTCGACGTCACCGGCGACCTCGACCGCGACCCCGAATGGGCCCTGGGCGTCAAGGGTGCGGGGAGGGCGGCGGAGCTGGAGCGGCTCCTGGACGGCGCTGCGGTCGGCGTCGACGTCCCGCTGAACTCGGAGCGCAATCTCAACCGGCTGCTGTCGCACGCCGACATGCTGCCCGTCACCGACCGCAGCGCAGCGGATTCCTGA
- a CDS encoding FAD-dependent oxidoreductase, whose translation MNRLQEAGETGHRTPVLIVGGSLVGLSMSVFLGRLGVPHMLVERHTGTSVHPRGRGNNVRTMELFRVAGVEQRIREVASVLADNHGIMQTPSLADGDGEWLFKEIDPGGGLARFSPAGWCQCSQNDLEPVLLAHARELGGDLRFATELMSFEQDDDGVAAQVKSRETGEPTTVRADYLVAADGPRSPVRERLGIRQSGPGDLFHNVSVTFSSRDLAGVVGDRRFIVCYLTNPEADGALLPVDNTENWVFHAPWHPEDGETLEEFTDERCVAHIRRAVGVPGLDVKITGRAAWHAAERVADRYTDRRVFLAGDSAHEMSPTGAFGSNTGIQDAHNLAWKLAAVHAGWAGPRLLESYEAERRPVAEATSARASNRSAEHSHPGYTPAAGAGSKGPKGGILNVALGYRYPQGAVVGGDPAAPVVPEGLQLTGEPGTRAPHLWLDRDGVRISTLDLYERSLVLLTGESGDGAWHTAAARTAQQLQVPLGAYRIGTGPAADLTPDDGVDWAQAHGVTGDGAVLVRPDGFVAWRSEGAAVDPAAALRKAVTDILAREQD comes from the coding sequence ATGAACCGATTGCAAGAGGCCGGCGAGACCGGCCACCGGACCCCCGTTCTCATCGTCGGCGGCTCCCTCGTGGGTCTGTCCATGTCCGTGTTCCTGGGGCGTCTGGGCGTGCCGCACATGCTCGTCGAACGTCACACGGGCACGTCGGTCCACCCGCGCGGGCGAGGCAACAATGTGCGCACCATGGAGCTGTTCCGGGTGGCCGGAGTGGAGCAGCGGATCAGGGAGGTCGCGTCGGTCCTCGCGGACAACCACGGCATCATGCAGACGCCGAGCCTGGCGGACGGCGACGGCGAGTGGTTGTTCAAGGAGATCGACCCCGGAGGCGGGCTGGCCCGGTTCAGCCCCGCCGGGTGGTGCCAGTGCAGCCAGAACGACCTCGAACCGGTGCTGCTGGCCCACGCCCGTGAACTCGGCGGCGATCTGCGCTTCGCGACCGAGCTGATGTCGTTCGAGCAGGACGACGACGGGGTGGCGGCCCAGGTCAAGAGCCGGGAGACCGGCGAGCCCACCACCGTCCGCGCGGACTACCTGGTCGCCGCGGACGGCCCGCGCAGCCCCGTGCGGGAGCGGCTCGGCATCAGGCAGAGCGGTCCGGGCGACCTGTTCCACAACGTGAGCGTCACCTTCTCCTCCCGCGACCTCGCAGGTGTCGTCGGCGACCGGCGGTTCATCGTCTGCTACCTGACGAACCCGGAGGCCGACGGGGCACTGCTGCCCGTCGACAACACCGAGAACTGGGTGTTCCACGCACCCTGGCACCCCGAGGACGGCGAAACACTCGAGGAGTTCACCGACGAGCGGTGCGTCGCCCACATCCGGCGGGCGGTCGGCGTGCCCGGCCTCGACGTCAAGATCACCGGCCGGGCCGCCTGGCACGCTGCCGAGCGGGTCGCCGACCGGTACACCGACCGCCGAGTCTTCCTCGCCGGCGACTCGGCCCACGAGATGTCGCCCACCGGGGCGTTCGGCTCCAACACCGGCATCCAGGACGCGCACAACCTCGCCTGGAAGCTGGCCGCCGTCCATGCCGGCTGGGCGGGCCCCCGACTGCTGGAGTCCTACGAGGCCGAGCGCCGGCCGGTCGCGGAGGCGACCAGCGCCCGTGCCTCGAACCGCTCGGCCGAGCACAGTCACCCCGGCTACACGCCCGCGGCGGGCGCCGGCAGCAAGGGCCCCAAGGGCGGAATCCTCAACGTGGCGCTGGGCTACCGCTATCCGCAGGGCGCGGTCGTCGGCGGCGACCCGGCGGCGCCGGTCGTCCCGGAGGGGCTGCAGCTGACGGGAGAGCCGGGCACCCGGGCCCCCCACCTGTGGCTGGACCGCGACGGCGTCCGCATCTCCACCCTCGACCTGTACGAGCGGTCCCTGGTGCTGCTGACCGGCGAGTCGGGCGACGGCGCCTGGCACACCGCGGCGGCACGAACGGCACAGCAGCTGCAGGTGCCGCTCGGCGCCTACCGGATCGGTACCGGCCCCGCCGCGGACCTGACG